One window from the genome of Solea solea chromosome 2, fSolSol10.1, whole genome shotgun sequence encodes:
- the LOC131455365 gene encoding prospero homeobox protein 1-like isoform X1: MPDHDSTALLRDSRQTKRRRVDIGVKRTVGSTIFARASESLFDSMNQSHGPDQDGDCSLVSRGHGGVAGDGEKSNVLRKLLKRTNSYDDAMMPFPGVTIISQLLKNNIVKNGGSDSGFQGSGALSSGGSEIQGEDACSNSSRDQDSPSDCLSPGPPPPSSSSSFRGPPPPLGLNSHAPSQPHSLASFDLDRLSDEHLRAKRARVENIIRGMSHSPLVRPNPGDHSQESRHENSSNNSNSSNDHRGDGNVHSTGNHNHIPSDCPSLLNSPGSRATVVSVGEVYRENKRKQRLPQQQHSFTQLVCSRQEQRQEERRQLKLQLEDMQKQLRQLQEKFYQIYDSETEEEEENGENGEGDRGEEDGNLSEDSIRSDGLEERHRDRGRHRHDQLPELDPGLFLDRARALLREQALLDGEIEDVDGREEERNRERVMKRRGAAAGAGGGGRQLAETLKQELNCAVSQVVDTVVKGFSSPKQAVSHHHGCRNNTPAAPSSNSSSSCPPPFGPLPSLTPDSRFSSGALALTLNGDGSPTPNYHSSNQRLHCFGDVIVPSPMDSFGGLSSRLSGVPTPNDQTEALPLVVRKNGGGAGEENINPSFPPPPPPHHPSLHPSPLTASLGFSPPSFRHPFPLPLMGYPFQSPLGSHGGGAGYPPGPKDLHRSSPDSMDMTREALSLRTKMASLGGRHLSHHHHHHHHQHRQSSPSQHGPEGLSLSLIKSECGDLQDIADMSPYSGSTIQEGLSPNHLKKAKLMFFYTRYPSSNMLKMYFSDVKVVLFQFNRCITSQLIKWFSNFREFYYIQMEKFARQAINEGVTAADELSVGRDAELFRALNMHYNKANDFEVPDRFLEVVQVTLREFFNAIVAGKDADPSWKKAIYKVICKLDSDVPDVFKSPNCLQELLHD, encoded by the exons ATGCCTGATCATGACAGCACCGCACTCCTAAGAGACTCCAGACAGACGAAGCGCCGACGCGTCGACATCGGGGTGAAGAGGACCGTGGGTAGCACAATATTCGCCCGTGCCAGCGAAAGCCTGTTCGACAGCATGAACCAATCACACGGCCCGGACCAGGACGGCGACTGCTCGCTGGTCAGTCGCGGCCATGGAGGTGTTGCCGGCGATGGAGAGAAGTCTAATGTTCTGAGGAAGTTGCTGAAGAGGACAAACTCTTACGACGACGCCATGATGCCCTTTCCTGGCGTCACCATCATCTCTCAGCTGCTGAAGAATAACATAGTCAAGAATGGAGGCAGCGACTCAGGCTTCCAg GGGAGTGGAGCTCTGTCCAGTGGCGGCTCGGAGATTCAAGGTGAGGACGCCTGTAGCAACTCCTCCCGTGACCAGGACAGCCCATCTGACTGCTTGTCTCCTGGGCCACCTCCTccatcgtcctcctcctccttcagggGGCCACCACCTCCATTGGGCTTGAACTCACACGCTCCCTCTCAGCCTCACTCCCTCGCCTCGTTCGACTTGGACAGGCTGTCGGACGAGCACCTCCGCGCCAAACGGGCCCGCGTGGAAAACATCATCCGCGGCATGAGCCACTCGCCGCTGGTGCGGCCCAATCCCGGCGACCACAGCCAAGAGAGCAGACACgagaacagcagcaacaacagcaacagcagtaacGATCACAGGGGGGACGGCAATGTCCACAGCACTGGCAACCACAACCACATTCCCAGCGACTGCCCGTCCCTCTTGAACTCGCCGGGATCGCGGGCCACCGTTGTCAGCGTCGGCGAGGTCTACAGGGAGAATAAGAGGAAACAGCGtctgccgcagcagcagcacagcttcACACAGCTGGTGTGTTCCAGGCAGGAGcagagacaggaagagagacGGCAGCTCAAACTGCAACTGGAGGACATGCAG AAACAACTGCGCCAACTCCAGGAAAAATTCTACCAGATCTACGACTCAGAGacggaagaagaggaggagaatggTGAGAATGGAGAGGGTGACCGAGGAGAAGAAGACGGTAACTTGTCTGAGGACAGCATACGCTCTGACGGCTTGGAGGAAAGACACCGAGACAGAGGCCGACACAGACACGACCAACTCCCCGAGCTGGACCCGGGTCTGTTCCTGGACCGGGCCCGAGCCCTCCTCCGAGAACAGGCCCTGTTAGACGGAGAAATAGAAGATGTGGAcggcagggaggaggagaggaatagAGAAAGggtgatgaagaggagaggagcggCGGCAGGAGCCGGGGGAGGGGGACGGCAGTTAGCAGAGACTCTAAAGCAGGAGCTGAACTGTGCCGTGTCACAGGTCGTTGACACGGTCGTCAAGGGCTTCTCTTCGCCCAAGCAGGCTGTCAGTCACCATCACGGCTGCCGCAACAACACACCAGCTGCACCCTCCTCCAActcgtcctcttcctgtccTCCGCCGTTTGGGCCCCTGCCCTCCCTTACCCCGGACTCGCGCTTTAGCAGCGGCGCCCTGGCCCTCACTTTGAATGGCGATGGCAGCCCCACTCCCAACTACCACTCCTCCAACCAGAGGCTGCACTGCTTTGGCGACGTCATCGTCCCCAGCCCGATGGATTCCTTTGGCGGTTTGAGCAGCAGACTGAGCGGCGTGCCGACACCCAACGATCAAACAGAGGCCCTGCCATTGGTGGTACGGAAGAACGGCGGTGGCGCCGGGGAAGAGAACATCAACCCGTCGTTTCCTCCGCCGCCTCCACCTCACCATCCCTCCCTTCACCCCTCTCCCCTCACTGCCTCTCTCGGGTTTAGCCCTCCATCATTTCGCCACCCATTCCCTCTCCCCCTTATGGGTTACCCCTTTCAAAGCCCACTGGGGTCACACGGGGGCGGAGCCGGGTACCCGCCGGGGCCAAAGGACCTCCATCGGTCCTCGCCCGATTCCATGGACATGACGCGGGAAGCTCTCAGCCTCAGAACCAAAATGGCGTCCCTCGGAGGGAGGCACCTcagtcaccaccaccaccaccaccaccaccagcacagGCAGAGCTCACCGAGCCAGCACGGACCAGAGGGTCTGTCTCTATCCCTCATCAAGTCAGAGTGTGGAGACCTGCAAGACATCGCCGACATGTCGCCTTACTCAGGCAGCACT ATTCAGGAGGGTTTGTCTCCCAACCACCTGAAGAAAGCCAAGCTCATGTTCTTCTACACCCGCTACCCTTCCTCCAACATGCTCAAAATGTACTTCTCCGACGTCAAG GTTGTCCTGTTCCAGTTCAACCGCTGCATCACCTCGCAGCTGATCAAGTGGTTCAGCAACTTCCGGGAGTTCTACTACATCCAGATGGAGAAGTTTGCGCGGCAGGCCATCAACGAGGGCGTGACGGCCGCGGACGAGCTGTCGGTGGGCCGCGACGCCGAGCTCTTCAGGGCCCTCAACATGCACTACAACAAGGCCAACGACTTTGAG GTCCCCGATCGATTTCTGGAGGTGGTCCAGGTGACTCTCCGCGAGTTCTTCAACGCGATCGTGGCGGGCAAGGACGCGGACCCGTCCTGGAAGAAGGCCATCTACAAGGTGATCTGCAAGCTGGACAGCGACGTCCCCGACGTCTTCAAATCCCCAAACTGTCTACAAGAGCTCCTCCACGACTGA
- the LOC131455365 gene encoding prospero homeobox protein 1-like isoform X2: protein MPDHDSTALLRDSRQTKRRRVDIGVKRTVGSTIFARASESLFDSMNQSHGPDQDGDCSLVSRGHGGVAGDGEKSNVLRKLLKRTNSYDDAMMPFPGVTIISQLLKNNIVKNGGSDSGFQGSGALSSGGSEIQGEDACSNSSRDQDSPSDCLSPGPPPPSSSSSFRGPPPPLGLNSHAPSQPHSLASFDLDRLSDEHLRAKRARVENIIRGMSHSPLVRPNPGDHSQESRHENSSNNSNSSNDHRGDGNVHSTGNHNHIPSDCPSLLNSPGSRATVVSVGEVYRENKRKQRLPQQQHSFTQLVCSRQEQRQEERRQLKLQLEDMQKQLRQLQEKFYQIYDSETEEEEENGENGEGDRGEEDGNLSEDSIRSDGLEERHRDRGRHRHDQLPELDPGLFLDRARALLREQALLDGEIEDVDGREEERNRERVMKRRGAAAGAGGGGRQLAETLKQELNCAVSQVVDTVVKGFSSPKQAVSHHHGCRNNTPAAPSSNSSSSCPPPFGPLPSLTPDSRFSSGALALTLNGDGSPTPNYHSSNQRLHCFGDVIVPSPMDSFGGLSSRLSGVPTPNDQTEALPLVVRKNGGGAGEENINPSFPPPPPPHHPSLHPSPLTASLGFSPPSFRHPFPLPLMGYPFQSPLGSHGGGAGYPPGPKDLHRSSPDSMDMTREALSLRTKMASLGGRHLSHHHHHHHHQHRQSSPSQHGPEGLSLSLIKSECGDLQDIADMSPYSGSTIQEGLSPNHLKKAKLMFFYTRYPSSNMLKMYFSDVKFNRCITSQLIKWFSNFREFYYIQMEKFARQAINEGVTAADELSVGRDAELFRALNMHYNKANDFEVPDRFLEVVQVTLREFFNAIVAGKDADPSWKKAIYKVICKLDSDVPDVFKSPNCLQELLHD, encoded by the exons ATGCCTGATCATGACAGCACCGCACTCCTAAGAGACTCCAGACAGACGAAGCGCCGACGCGTCGACATCGGGGTGAAGAGGACCGTGGGTAGCACAATATTCGCCCGTGCCAGCGAAAGCCTGTTCGACAGCATGAACCAATCACACGGCCCGGACCAGGACGGCGACTGCTCGCTGGTCAGTCGCGGCCATGGAGGTGTTGCCGGCGATGGAGAGAAGTCTAATGTTCTGAGGAAGTTGCTGAAGAGGACAAACTCTTACGACGACGCCATGATGCCCTTTCCTGGCGTCACCATCATCTCTCAGCTGCTGAAGAATAACATAGTCAAGAATGGAGGCAGCGACTCAGGCTTCCAg GGGAGTGGAGCTCTGTCCAGTGGCGGCTCGGAGATTCAAGGTGAGGACGCCTGTAGCAACTCCTCCCGTGACCAGGACAGCCCATCTGACTGCTTGTCTCCTGGGCCACCTCCTccatcgtcctcctcctccttcagggGGCCACCACCTCCATTGGGCTTGAACTCACACGCTCCCTCTCAGCCTCACTCCCTCGCCTCGTTCGACTTGGACAGGCTGTCGGACGAGCACCTCCGCGCCAAACGGGCCCGCGTGGAAAACATCATCCGCGGCATGAGCCACTCGCCGCTGGTGCGGCCCAATCCCGGCGACCACAGCCAAGAGAGCAGACACgagaacagcagcaacaacagcaacagcagtaacGATCACAGGGGGGACGGCAATGTCCACAGCACTGGCAACCACAACCACATTCCCAGCGACTGCCCGTCCCTCTTGAACTCGCCGGGATCGCGGGCCACCGTTGTCAGCGTCGGCGAGGTCTACAGGGAGAATAAGAGGAAACAGCGtctgccgcagcagcagcacagcttcACACAGCTGGTGTGTTCCAGGCAGGAGcagagacaggaagagagacGGCAGCTCAAACTGCAACTGGAGGACATGCAG AAACAACTGCGCCAACTCCAGGAAAAATTCTACCAGATCTACGACTCAGAGacggaagaagaggaggagaatggTGAGAATGGAGAGGGTGACCGAGGAGAAGAAGACGGTAACTTGTCTGAGGACAGCATACGCTCTGACGGCTTGGAGGAAAGACACCGAGACAGAGGCCGACACAGACACGACCAACTCCCCGAGCTGGACCCGGGTCTGTTCCTGGACCGGGCCCGAGCCCTCCTCCGAGAACAGGCCCTGTTAGACGGAGAAATAGAAGATGTGGAcggcagggaggaggagaggaatagAGAAAGggtgatgaagaggagaggagcggCGGCAGGAGCCGGGGGAGGGGGACGGCAGTTAGCAGAGACTCTAAAGCAGGAGCTGAACTGTGCCGTGTCACAGGTCGTTGACACGGTCGTCAAGGGCTTCTCTTCGCCCAAGCAGGCTGTCAGTCACCATCACGGCTGCCGCAACAACACACCAGCTGCACCCTCCTCCAActcgtcctcttcctgtccTCCGCCGTTTGGGCCCCTGCCCTCCCTTACCCCGGACTCGCGCTTTAGCAGCGGCGCCCTGGCCCTCACTTTGAATGGCGATGGCAGCCCCACTCCCAACTACCACTCCTCCAACCAGAGGCTGCACTGCTTTGGCGACGTCATCGTCCCCAGCCCGATGGATTCCTTTGGCGGTTTGAGCAGCAGACTGAGCGGCGTGCCGACACCCAACGATCAAACAGAGGCCCTGCCATTGGTGGTACGGAAGAACGGCGGTGGCGCCGGGGAAGAGAACATCAACCCGTCGTTTCCTCCGCCGCCTCCACCTCACCATCCCTCCCTTCACCCCTCTCCCCTCACTGCCTCTCTCGGGTTTAGCCCTCCATCATTTCGCCACCCATTCCCTCTCCCCCTTATGGGTTACCCCTTTCAAAGCCCACTGGGGTCACACGGGGGCGGAGCCGGGTACCCGCCGGGGCCAAAGGACCTCCATCGGTCCTCGCCCGATTCCATGGACATGACGCGGGAAGCTCTCAGCCTCAGAACCAAAATGGCGTCCCTCGGAGGGAGGCACCTcagtcaccaccaccaccaccaccaccaccagcacagGCAGAGCTCACCGAGCCAGCACGGACCAGAGGGTCTGTCTCTATCCCTCATCAAGTCAGAGTGTGGAGACCTGCAAGACATCGCCGACATGTCGCCTTACTCAGGCAGCACT ATTCAGGAGGGTTTGTCTCCCAACCACCTGAAGAAAGCCAAGCTCATGTTCTTCTACACCCGCTACCCTTCCTCCAACATGCTCAAAATGTACTTCTCCGACGTCAAG TTCAACCGCTGCATCACCTCGCAGCTGATCAAGTGGTTCAGCAACTTCCGGGAGTTCTACTACATCCAGATGGAGAAGTTTGCGCGGCAGGCCATCAACGAGGGCGTGACGGCCGCGGACGAGCTGTCGGTGGGCCGCGACGCCGAGCTCTTCAGGGCCCTCAACATGCACTACAACAAGGCCAACGACTTTGAG GTCCCCGATCGATTTCTGGAGGTGGTCCAGGTGACTCTCCGCGAGTTCTTCAACGCGATCGTGGCGGGCAAGGACGCGGACCCGTCCTGGAAGAAGGCCATCTACAAGGTGATCTGCAAGCTGGACAGCGACGTCCCCGACGTCTTCAAATCCCCAAACTGTCTACAAGAGCTCCTCCACGACTGA